From Chryseotalea sp. WA131a:
CGATTTGATGTTGAATTTATCGAAGTTCATATGGGTAGTGATTAATTTTAATCGTCTGATTTTGCTCTAATAAACCATTCGGTATCAAATAAGTGTCCATCTAAATTTAGTCAAGCTTTTAAGAAAAATTGTCATTAAATTGAAGTGAATTCATCCAGCAACGGCCAAATTGACTTTGAAGTATGACAAAAAAAGCGTCAAATAAATCAAGTAGTAGATCAGCCACCTTATTAATTGAAGTAGCTTGGGAAGTGTGCAATCAAGTAGGAGGAATCTATACGGTTATTCGCTCGAAGGCACCCGCTATGATGCAGAATCATTCAGGGAACTATTGCATGGTAGGGCCATACCTTAATAAAAACATTCAAGCGGAATTGGAACCGATTGATGATGGCTCTGATATTTTTGGAATGGCGGCTACTAACTTAAGCAAGAAAGGCTATGAAGTTGTGTATGCCGAGTGGCTCATTACGGGTAAACCCCGCGTAGTGTTGGTCAATCCAAATGCCATTGAGGAAAAAGCGATGAGCGTGATTAAATATTTGCTTTGGAAGAACCATCAAATTGCGATACCGGAAGGCAACAAACTCATCGATCAAGTAATTGGGTTCGCTTACCTCACCAAATTATTTTTTGATGAAGTAGCTAAATTAATAACCACCGATCAGCCGGTGATCGGACATTTTCATGAGTGGATGGCAGGCTTACCCATCTTGGATATCAAACGAGAAGCCCAACCAATCAAAACCATTTTTACTACCCATGCCACCCAATTGGGGCGACATCTTGCGATTAACTCGCCTTTGTTTTATGCTCACTTGCCTTTTTTTAAGTGGGAAGAGGAAGCCGGAAAATTTGGCGTGGCCACCGAAGCAGCGATTGAATATGGCTGTGTACAGCGGTGCGATGTGATGACCACCGTGAGCGATGTAACCGCGCGTGAGTGCAAACACTTATTGAGGCGAAAGCCAGATGTGGTGTTGCCCAATGGATTGAACATTCAACGGTTTGAGGCACTTCATGAATTTCAAAATTTGCATGCTCGCTACAAAGAGCAAATCCATCAGTTTGTGATGGGGCATTTTTTTCATTCGTATTCGTTCGATCTCAATAAAACCATTTACTTTTTTACTTCGGGCCGATACGAGTACAAGAACAAAGGTTTTGATTTAACGCTGGAGGCACTGGTGCATTTGAATGAACAACTGAAACGCGAGCAATCCGAATACACAGTGGTGATGTTTTTTGTAACGAAGCGTGAGTTCTATAGTATCAAACCAGAAGTATTGCAATCGCGGGCGGTGATGGAGGAAATCCGGCAAACGTGCGAATCAATAGAAAGACAAGTTGGCAAGCGATTGTTTTTTGAAAGCACCATGCGGCAAGACCACCGCCTGCCAAACTTGAATGAATTTGTGGACGAATATTGGAAGTTGCGGTACCGCAGAACGATCCAATCTTGGAAAGGTGGAAACAAATTGCCGTTGCCCGTTACGCACAAGTTGGTAAATGAAGAACAAGATGATATCATTCAGTTTTTGTTGAGAAGAAATCTTTTAAATAGCGAAGAAGACAAAGTAAAAATTGTTTATCATCCTGATTTCATCAACTCCACTAACCCATTATTTGGAATGGATTACGGGCAATTTGTGCGGGGTTGTCACTTAGGAATTTTCCCCAGTTATTACGAGCCGTGGGGTTACACACCGTTGGAGTGTATGGCGAGCGGTGTTCCAGCAGTAACCAGCGATCTTAGTGGATTCGGAGATTACTTGCTCAGCAATATGCCCGATCATGAAAAAAGCGGCATGTTTGTGGTGGAGCGTGGGAAACGTACATTCGATTGGAGTGCCAAGCAACTAGCGGCATTTTTGTATAAGTTTTTGATCCAAGAGAGACGAGAACGTATTCAGCAGCGTAACAAAGTAGAAAATTATTCCGAAGCATTTGATTGGAAGAATTTGATTAAGTACTACGAAGAGGCGTATGAGTTGGCGCTCCGCCAAAGCCCATCTAGATCGGTCTGATTTTTTTGAATGAAGCTTCTTTTACTAATTTACGCATAATTTAGAGATTTAATGAAAAAACTCATTACTGAACACATTCTTAGCTATTTATCATCAGTAAAATCAGCTAATAAAGAACTGACCAAAAAAGAACTCTTCAAAGATCTGCTAAACCGCTTATACGCTAACGAAAAAAGTATCGTATCAATTTTGGATTCATTCAGCAAAGGAGCTGAAACCACTATTCTGAATATTCCCCGAAAGGATAAGATTCACAAAGGCAGCGCTGATACTCTTTATAATAATGTAATCATTGAGTTCGAAAATGATTTGAAAAAAACACTTAATCACGCCAAGGAACAATTAGCAGGCTATTTACTCGGTCAGTTTAATTCAGGCTTTGGATATAATTATACCCTAGTCGCTTCTGACTTTATACATTGGAAAGTGTTTGCTCCTGATATCTCTGCCATTGACAAACTAGATTCAATTCAAGAGCAGGATTTACTACTCAATGAAATCCCAACTGCATCGTTTACACTTACAGAAAAGAACGCGGAAGAATTCTATTATTATATTGATCGTTTCTTGTTTAAAGAGGAAAAAAGAAGGGCTTCTTTAAAATTAATTGAAGAGGCGTTTGGGTATCAGTCCACTATTTTTATCGAAAGCTTTCGAGAACTCTCGATACATTTTAATGAAGCGAAAAAGTATGGTGAAGTTCAAGTGTCATATGAACAATGGAAGAAATTTCTAAGTATTGCTTACGGATCTTTTGATGCTTCTGAAAATAATTTTTTGATCCATACTTACCTGAGTATTTTCTCTAAAATGTTGGCCTACACAGTAGTTGCAAATGACGACTACATCTCAGATGATGAAATGAAAGGCATTTTAGATGGGAGTATTTTCCATAAACTCAATATTCAAAATTTTGTTGACAATGATTTTTTCCACTGGGTAAAATCTGATAAAAACTTTAAGAACCTGAAAAAGGTATTCCGTATAATAGCGCATGAAATATCTACATTCAATTTTGAAGATGTGGATGAAGATGTATTGAAAGGAGTGTATCAAGAACTTATTGATTTAGATACAAGACATGCGCTGGGAGAATATTATACGCCCGACTGGCTCTGTGAACGGATTGTTCAAGAATTTAACTTTAAACCAGCGGATAGAATTCTAGACCCCTCATGCGGAAGTGGTTCCTTCTTGCGGGCAATCATTCACCGCATAAAGATTTTGAATCCAAATGCCACAGTAGAAGAATTGAACAATCAAGTTTACGGAATCGATATTCATCCTCTGTCGGTACAGATAGCGAAGACAACTCTTCTATTGGCTTTAGGTAAAGGAATTCGTAAATCTAAAAAGCCCATTCACCTTAACATCATTCTTGCTAACACGCTGTTGGCTCCTGAAGGGGTTCAGAATCTTTTTGGTGGAGAGTTTTCGATGAACATCGATAAGGAGAAATTCTTTTTGAACACTCAAATACTGGAAGATGTAGAACTCTTTGATGAAGCCTTGGAGGTTTGTGAGAATTTGGCCGACCAAACACTGCACAAGAAAAAGGAGACCAATGAGGTATTTTTTAAGCTGCTGACCAAGCAAGTCAATGTAAATGGTGTTACAAAGCTAGTGAGCGATAGCTTTTATAAAATCTACGAAGGCCTCAAAAACGTAAAAGAACAAGGGCGCGATAGTATCTGGAAATTTATTGTACAAAATCTCTACAAGCCCTATTTTTTGGCAAGCAAGTTTGATTACATCATCGGCAACCCACCTTGGTTTACTTACAGTTCAATTAAAAACGAGGAATACCAAAACATTTTAAACGAGCTGGCAGAAAAATATCAAGTTAAGCCCAAAAGCGTTGCCAACTTTCCGCATTTAGAAATAGCTGCCATTTTTTACGCGTACTGCAGTAGCTATTTTTTAAAGCTAGGAGGACAGATCTCATTTGTATTGCCGCGCAGCTTTTTCAGTGCAGACCATCATGACAATACAAGAAGTGGGAAGGCCAAAGGCTTTAGCATTACTAGCCTGTGGGATTTGAATGACGTAAGTCCTTTATTCAGGATACCCTCCTCTGTAATCTTCGGACATAAAAATGGCAGCAAACCAATTCCCAAAACAGGTGTCAAGGGAATCAGTTTTAGCGGAAACCTGCCAGCGCATAACTGTAATTTACAAACGGCTTTGCCCAAGCTGACCGAAGCGAATGCTACTTGGTATTATGTGAAACAAGGAAAATCAACAGCCTTCTCCACTCGAAAAGTCAAACATCAAACTGAACCTAACCCTTACAAAAATTTGTTCAAGCAAGGGGCAACTATTGTTCCCCGTAATTTCTACTTCATTGAATTAACACAGGAAGCACCACCCGATTTTGAAGATAGAGTAATTACCATTAAAACCTCAGATGATCTTAATGGAGACGCTAAACCACCCTGGAAGGAAATCCATTTCGAAGGAAGGATAGAAAGTCAGTTTATTTTTCGAACCGCCCTCTCAAAAAGTATACTTCCATTTGCTTTGCATAAACCAGCGTTAGTTGTGTTGCCCATTATTATCGAAGAAAAAACTGGGACTAAGAAGTTAGGGCTGCACGACTTCAATGAGCTACGCAGGGAAGGATACCTACATGCCTCCAAATGGTTTATGAATGCAGAGAATATTTGGGGCGTTCATCGCACTGAAAAATCAAGAAAGATGTCTAGCATAGATAGGCTCAACTTTCAACGGGGGATAACAGAACAAAACCTAGATGCTGAATATTTGGTGCTTTACAACTCATCGGCTAAAGATGCCAATGCCACAGTGGTTAAACGAAAGGACATTGACTTGCCATTTTTTGTAGAAAGCGTAACGTATGTTTTTTATACACACCAGTTAAAAGAAGCATACTATCTTACTGCGATTCTTAACTCATCATCTCCAAATGAGATGATGAAAGACTTTCAGGCAAGAGGGTTATTTGGTGCTCGCCATGTTCACAAAAAAATACTGGACGTTTATTTTCCAAAGTTCGATAAAACAAATGCGATTCATCAAGAGCTGGCCTCTCTTAGCGAGCAATGCCATCAAAAAACAACATCATTTTTAAAAAAACATCCACCCAAAGAATCGTTGGGAGCTCACCATCTTGGAAAAGTAAGGACGGATATTAAAAAAGAGCTTTCTAAAGAACTTGTTGAAATAGACAAGATTGTCAAGAAGCTGATTGGTTAATCTTACTTTTTGAAATAGTCAGGTAATTTTTTATTAGCTCACCCCACCTTCGTCATCTCCCAACCAATGATACTTTTTTTGCGAGTGGCTTCCCATCGGTACTCACCCAAAACTCCGTCTTTGCGTATCACGCGATGGCAAGGTATCAAGTAGGCAACATGGTTAGAGCCAACCGCTGAGCCCACCGCTTGCATCGCTTTTGGGTTTTCAATTTGCTGTGCAATGCCTTGGTACGTAGTTACTGAACCCAACGGCAAGCGAAGCAATGCCTCCCATACTTTTACTTGAAAGTTGGTGCCCTTCACAAACACATGAAGCTTTTGTTTTGATGGGGTAGCCGTTGCAAAAATCTGTTGAATAATTGACTGCGTAAGCAATTGATCTTGGTGAAACAACGAATTATTCCAATGCTGTTTCATTTTATTGATTTCAACCTGCGGCTCGCCATCGCTTGGCAAAAAGGATAGCCAACAAATGCCGCGCGAAGTTGCACCAATCAAAGCTGTGCCAAACGGAGTATCATGCAAGCCATACTCAATCCGCAAGCCACCACCGCTTTCTTTGTATTCTTGTGGGGTTACGGCCTCCAGCGTTGTAAACAAATCATACACGCGCGATTGGCTTGACAAGCCAGCCGATTCAGCAGCATCGATTAAATTTTTTGAATCTTGTAGCTTGTTCTTTAAATAATCAACTGTTAGGTATTGCAAAAAACGTTTCGGACTGATGCCGGCCCAATCGGTAAACAAACGTTGAAAGTGAAACGGAGAGAGGTGAACCTTCTCGGCAACTTCATCCAAGTCGGGTTGCTCCCTAAAATTTTCTTCCAAGTAACCAATGGCTTTGGCAATGCGCGAGTAGTTTAAATCTGTGTTCATGATAGTCATACAAATGTAAATTTTTGTTTCAAATGATGGTTCAAAATTGAAACCCCAAAACATTGATTTCAACCTGTTTCTTGCGCATTCTATTCATTCGTATAATCACGCCATTGATTTTGATTTAAATTCAGATAACTTGAAGCCAATAAAATCCATTTTTTATGAAGTTTTCAGTTAGCTTGTTGTTTCTACTATGTACCTTTTCCTTACAGGCGCAAAATTTTGATACAGTAAAAATCCGTCCACAAAAAATCACCGACAAAATCTACATGCTTACCGGATCCGGTGGCAATATTGGTTTGCTAATTGGCTCCGATGGTTTGCTGATGATTGATGACCAGTACGCTCCACTCTCCGCCAAAATTACGGATGCCATTAAGTCGATTTCCAAAAACAATATTCGATACGTAATCAATACCCACGTTCATGGCGATCACTCAGGTGGTAACGATAACTTTAAAAAGCAAGGAGCCACATTGGTGGCCCACGAGCAAGTGCGCACCCGAATGATGACCGAGCAATTCAATAAAAGGTTTAACAGCAAGACACCACCACGTGATAAAGAAGCTTGGCCGTCCATTACCTTTAACACCAATTTAAATTTTCATTTGAATGATGAAGATATAGACATCGTTCACCTTGACAAAGGACATACCGATGGTGACGCCATCATTCATTTTAAGAGAGCGAATGTCTTTCACGCAGGCGATGCGTTTGTTCGCTACGGCTATCCATTTATTGATTTGAGCAGTGGCGGCAGCGTAAATGGTTTCATCTCTACACTCGACAAATTTTTACTGCTATTAGACGACAACTCAAAAATTATTCCCGGCCACGGAGCATTGGCTACCAAGGCAGATGTAAAACAGTTGCGTGATGAATTGGTTGACATTCGCGACCAAGTGTTGGCCGCTTTAAAAAAGGGAACAAAAGTTGAAGATTTAGGAGCTTTAGGTATTACTGATAAATACGAAGCAAAACTCGGGAAGGGGTTTATTAAAGGAAAAGATTTTGTGATGATTGTAGCAGAGAGTTTGGCAAATAAGCAATAGTGATGTTTTTTAGCCATGGCGTCAGCTTTTTGGACATTAGAGGATGGAAGAGGATTTGCCAGAAACTGGCATTATGCTTCACATACTTTGGAATTGATAGTTGCGGAGCTACAAACAATTGAGGGGCTTCTGATTTTGCCAAATACCTAAGTGAAATGATATACCGACCAGATGAAGGTGATACCCCAAATGGTTTTGGTGGCTTTATTCGTGGAAACGAAGTGATTATGATCAATTTCGACCTAAGAACATTTTCACCTAAAAATCGAAGGTATTTCTGGCGTGCAAGCCAAAATGTCTATTCCAAAATCAAACTAGCGGACAACGAGAAATACAAACCAATCCAATTCTTATTGCATAGATTATTAGATATGCACAAAAGGATTACTAAAAAGGAGAATCCAATGTTATTAAACGACATGTCAATCATAGTGCCAGCGCCAAACTAAAAACTTGGACCTTGGCCTTAGAAAACATTAGTGATTGCCCTCACGCAATGCCCACAAGGCCGGTAGCCTAGTTTGATGGCTTCGTCTTCAGATTCGAAGAAAACACGATTTTCTTTTTTCATTCGCTTGCCCGATTTGCAATGGAGTGTTCCGAATATTTTTAACTTTTTGTTCCCCGCCAATCGGATTTTTCCAATTTTGATTTGACCACGCAAAAAATTAGCTGAAATCGTAGAATGAGAAATCATTATAAAATCTTTAAATTATCTCCTTTTCAAATTAAATCGCATCATGAAAGATAATTCCCAATGCAAACCGCTTGCCCGCTTGTAAAGGGCTGACACCATGTTTCATTTTTGCTTTATAATACCCTTTTGTGCCAAGTATTGGTCTAAAGTTGGTAGTAAAGATAAGTGCATCGCCTTGATGGAGATTGATTACTTGTGCTTTTGATTGCGCCCGAGGCAATTGTTCCACTAATACAAATTCACCTCCTACAAAATCTACGGTAGGGTCACTAAGCTGGAAGACTACTTGAAAAGGAAAGTACACTTCTCCATATAAATCTTGGTGAAGTGTGTTGTACCCACCCTCTTCGTATTTAAGAATGAGTGGAGTGGGTCTTACTTGCTGTTTGCGATTACATTGTTCAATAAATTCAGTGTGTTCCTTGGGAAACACCGTATCAATTGATAGCCGTTTCATCCATTCATTGGCTACTTTGGCTAACTGCGGATAAAGATTCTCTCGTAATTCTTTTATTATAATAGGCAAAGGATAGTTGAAGTATTTATACTCCCCCTTTCCAAATCGATACCGCTGCATGTTGATGGTACTTCGGTATAGATTTTCCTGCTGGTAAAGATTGATTAATCCCTCACATTGTTCTTTTGATAAACTGGAAGCCAGTTTTACAAATCCATTGGCATCTAAATTTTGTGATGCTTCTTCCGAGATAATGTAATTTGCATTTTGCATGTCCAAATATTCTAACGATGAGTAATTTAACCAACCCGTTTCTTGCTATTTAACTTTATTGGATTGCAATTCACCAATTTTTCATCCACCTTTCCGTATGCAAAAATTCTATTTGCCAACGCCTCACGAATTCAGTTTTGAATTGTGTCTAGAATTTCTAAAACGGTCGCCAAAAGAAAAATTACATACTGTTGAAGGCATAGCAGTATTAAAGCATCTGTACATAGAAGATCAATCTGTTTTGATTCGGGTGAGCGGTAAAACGAATCGGTTGATGGTTGAAGTGCTAACGGATGAAGTATCCGATTCAATAATCAATCGCATTAAACTTTTTGTTTCAGAATGGTTTGATTTGGCCGCTGACCTTAAGGCATTTTATACGATGGTGAAAAAAGATGCGCTATTGGGTGATTTAGTAAAAAAATATTTTGGGTATCGAGTGGTGGGACAACCAGATTTGTATGAATCACTTATTTGGGCGGTGCTGGGCCAGCAAATCAATTTAACTTTTGCCTACACCTTAAAGCAGCGATTTGTTGAGCAGTTTGGTAAATCGATTGAATGGACGGGTAATCAATTTTATCGGTTTCCAGATTATGAAATAGTGGCGCAATTAAAACCCGAAGACTTGTTGCCGCTTCAATTTTCCAAACAAAAAGCAATTTATACAGTAGGCATTTCACAAGCCTTTGCAGAGGGACGGATGTCAAAAGAAAAGTTAGTGGGCTTAAATCTTACGCAAGCCAAAGAAGAATTGATCAAAATAAAAGGCATTGGCAACTGGACTGCCAACTATGCGTTAATGAAAACCTTTCGTTATCCAGATGCTTTTCCGTTGGAAGATGCAGGCGTGCACAACGCCATTAAAAATCTAAAAGGATTGAAAGTAAAACCATCGCTCGATCAAGTCAGGCGCATCTTTAAGAAATACAAAGGCTGGGAGGCGTATGCCACGCTCTATTTGTGGAAGAGTCTTTGAAGATGGTAGTTGGTAAGTGGTAATTGGTAAATATATAAATAAATGACACCTCTTACTACTTACCACTTACCTTTCACCACTTAAGCGCTCTTCAACTCAATCCGAAAAGTAGTGCCTTGGTTTTCTTCGGAAGATTTTACAAATATTTTTCCTTCGTGATAGATTTCGATAATTCGCTTGGCCAAGGTAAGCCCTAACCCCCAACCTCTTTTTTTGGTGGTGAAGCCCGCCTTAAAAACATTGCCAATTAATTTTTTGGGAATGCCTTTGCCGGTATCTGATAAGTCAATCAATACTTTTCCCTCGCTGCCGCGTAATATTTTTATAGTAATGGTGCCGGTATTGCCCATGGCATCTACAGCGTTTTTGCATAAATTTTCTACCACCCACTCAAATAATGGTGCGTGTACTTTTGCTTTGATGGATTCCGAAAGTGTGTACACTTCAATTTTTACTTTGGCCGAAACACGCGGCTGCAAATACGAAACCACATTGTTTACCAACTGATAAATGTTTTCATTTTTTAATACAGGTGTTGACCCAATGCTGGAAAAACGTTCGGTTACCATGCGCAGCTTTTGAATGTCTTTGTCGAGTTCGTCCACAATGCCTTTCTTTTTTAACTCTGGGTCATCGCGCAATACTTCAATCCACGCCATTAACGAAGAGAGGGGCGTGCCCAACTGATGAGCGGTTTCTTTTGCCAACCCAACCCACACACGATTTTGCTCGGAGGTTTTGGAATAGTTAAAAGCCAGGTAAGAGATAAAACCAAAAATGGCCAGAATGGCAATCTCGATGTAGGGATAGGCGATCAGTTCAGAAAGCAAAAATGAATTTTTATAATACACCCGCTGAAGGGCAAACACTTTTTGTGTGATTTGATCTTTTAGTAAAATCTCAATGGGTGGATAGGTTTTAATCATATCGGCCAATTCTTCTTTCAACACTTTATCTTTTCGGGCGTTGCTCCAAGACGAGTCGATATCGATGTTGGTGAAGGAGATGATGTTATTTTTATCATCGGTTAGAATAGTGGGGATAGAATTGTTTTTATTGATGATCTCTTCTGTAATAAACACAATGTTGTTTTCGGT
This genomic window contains:
- a CDS encoding 2OG-Fe(II) oxygenase, which produces MQNANYIISEEASQNLDANGFVKLASSLSKEQCEGLINLYQQENLYRSTINMQRYRFGKGEYKYFNYPLPIIIKELRENLYPQLAKVANEWMKRLSIDTVFPKEHTEFIEQCNRKQQVRPTPLILKYEEGGYNTLHQDLYGEVYFPFQVVFQLSDPTVDFVGGEFVLVEQLPRAQSKAQVINLHQGDALIFTTNFRPILGTKGYYKAKMKHGVSPLQAGKRFALGIIFHDAI
- a CDS encoding metal-binding protein, giving the protein MISHSTISANFLRGQIKIGKIRLAGNKKLKIFGTLHCKSGKRMKKENRVFFESEDEAIKLGYRPCGHCVRAITNVF
- a CDS encoding HAMP domain-containing histidine kinase, producing MPGNPNSPVSVEFYRDNTNLKWVILVVSVLISVGTIVFTNVLVSQLKERERNQVKLVARAIEYTINDTENNIVFITEEIINKNNSIPTILTDDKNNIISFTNIDIDSSWSNARKDKVLKEELADMIKTYPPIEILLKDQITQKVFALQRVYYKNSFLLSELIAYPYIEIAILAIFGFISYLAFNYSKTSEQNRVWVGLAKETAHQLGTPLSSLMAWIEVLRDDPELKKKGIVDELDKDIQKLRMVTERFSSIGSTPVLKNENIYQLVNNVVSYLQPRVSAKVKIEVYTLSESIKAKVHAPLFEWVVENLCKNAVDAMGNTGTITIKILRGSEGKVLIDLSDTGKGIPKKLIGNVFKAGFTTKKRGWGLGLTLAKRIIEIYHEGKIFVKSSEENQGTTFRIELKSA
- a CDS encoding SAM-dependent DNA methyltransferase, which encodes MKKLITEHILSYLSSVKSANKELTKKELFKDLLNRLYANEKSIVSILDSFSKGAETTILNIPRKDKIHKGSADTLYNNVIIEFENDLKKTLNHAKEQLAGYLLGQFNSGFGYNYTLVASDFIHWKVFAPDISAIDKLDSIQEQDLLLNEIPTASFTLTEKNAEEFYYYIDRFLFKEEKRRASLKLIEEAFGYQSTIFIESFRELSIHFNEAKKYGEVQVSYEQWKKFLSIAYGSFDASENNFLIHTYLSIFSKMLAYTVVANDDYISDDEMKGILDGSIFHKLNIQNFVDNDFFHWVKSDKNFKNLKKVFRIIAHEISTFNFEDVDEDVLKGVYQELIDLDTRHALGEYYTPDWLCERIVQEFNFKPADRILDPSCGSGSFLRAIIHRIKILNPNATVEELNNQVYGIDIHPLSVQIAKTTLLLALGKGIRKSKKPIHLNIILANTLLAPEGVQNLFGGEFSMNIDKEKFFLNTQILEDVELFDEALEVCENLADQTLHKKKETNEVFFKLLTKQVNVNGVTKLVSDSFYKIYEGLKNVKEQGRDSIWKFIVQNLYKPYFLASKFDYIIGNPPWFTYSSIKNEEYQNILNELAEKYQVKPKSVANFPHLEIAAIFYAYCSSYFLKLGGQISFVLPRSFFSADHHDNTRSGKAKGFSITSLWDLNDVSPLFRIPSSVIFGHKNGSKPIPKTGVKGISFSGNLPAHNCNLQTALPKLTEANATWYYVKQGKSTAFSTRKVKHQTEPNPYKNLFKQGATIVPRNFYFIELTQEAPPDFEDRVITIKTSDDLNGDAKPPWKEIHFEGRIESQFIFRTALSKSILPFALHKPALVVLPIIIEEKTGTKKLGLHDFNELRREGYLHASKWFMNAENIWGVHRTEKSRKMSSIDRLNFQRGITEQNLDAEYLVLYNSSAKDANATVVKRKDIDLPFFVESVTYVFYTHQLKEAYYLTAILNSSSPNEMMKDFQARGLFGARHVHKKILDVYFPKFDKTNAIHQELASLSEQCHQKTTSFLKKHPPKESLGAHHLGKVRTDIKKELSKELVEIDKIVKKLIG
- a CDS encoding methylated-DNA--[protein]-cysteine S-methyltransferase; the protein is MTIMNTDLNYSRIAKAIGYLEENFREQPDLDEVAEKVHLSPFHFQRLFTDWAGISPKRFLQYLTVDYLKNKLQDSKNLIDAAESAGLSSQSRVYDLFTTLEAVTPQEYKESGGGLRIEYGLHDTPFGTALIGATSRGICWLSFLPSDGEPQVEINKMKQHWNNSLFHQDQLLTQSIIQQIFATATPSKQKLHVFVKGTNFQVKVWEALLRLPLGSVTTYQGIAQQIENPKAMQAVGSAVGSNHVAYLIPCHRVIRKDGVLGEYRWEATRKKSIIGWEMTKVG
- a CDS encoding glycosyltransferase, with protein sequence MTKKASNKSSSRSATLLIEVAWEVCNQVGGIYTVIRSKAPAMMQNHSGNYCMVGPYLNKNIQAELEPIDDGSDIFGMAATNLSKKGYEVVYAEWLITGKPRVVLVNPNAIEEKAMSVIKYLLWKNHQIAIPEGNKLIDQVIGFAYLTKLFFDEVAKLITTDQPVIGHFHEWMAGLPILDIKREAQPIKTIFTTHATQLGRHLAINSPLFYAHLPFFKWEEEAGKFGVATEAAIEYGCVQRCDVMTTVSDVTARECKHLLRRKPDVVLPNGLNIQRFEALHEFQNLHARYKEQIHQFVMGHFFHSYSFDLNKTIYFFTSGRYEYKNKGFDLTLEALVHLNEQLKREQSEYTVVMFFVTKREFYSIKPEVLQSRAVMEEIRQTCESIERQVGKRLFFESTMRQDHRLPNLNEFVDEYWKLRYRRTIQSWKGGNKLPLPVTHKLVNEEQDDIIQFLLRRNLLNSEEDKVKIVYHPDFINSTNPLFGMDYGQFVRGCHLGIFPSYYEPWGYTPLECMASGVPAVTSDLSGFGDYLLSNMPDHEKSGMFVVERGKRTFDWSAKQLAAFLYKFLIQERRERIQQRNKVENYSEAFDWKNLIKYYEEAYELALRQSPSRSV
- a CDS encoding DNA-3-methyladenine glycosylase 2 family protein, encoding MQKFYLPTPHEFSFELCLEFLKRSPKEKLHTVEGIAVLKHLYIEDQSVLIRVSGKTNRLMVEVLTDEVSDSIINRIKLFVSEWFDLAADLKAFYTMVKKDALLGDLVKKYFGYRVVGQPDLYESLIWAVLGQQINLTFAYTLKQRFVEQFGKSIEWTGNQFYRFPDYEIVAQLKPEDLLPLQFSKQKAIYTVGISQAFAEGRMSKEKLVGLNLTQAKEELIKIKGIGNWTANYALMKTFRYPDAFPLEDAGVHNAIKNLKGLKVKPSLDQVRRIFKKYKGWEAYATLYLWKSL
- a CDS encoding MBL fold metallo-hydrolase yields the protein MKFSVSLLFLLCTFSLQAQNFDTVKIRPQKITDKIYMLTGSGGNIGLLIGSDGLLMIDDQYAPLSAKITDAIKSISKNNIRYVINTHVHGDHSGGNDNFKKQGATLVAHEQVRTRMMTEQFNKRFNSKTPPRDKEAWPSITFNTNLNFHLNDEDIDIVHLDKGHTDGDAIIHFKRANVFHAGDAFVRYGYPFIDLSSGGSVNGFISTLDKFLLLLDDNSKIIPGHGALATKADVKQLRDELVDIRDQVLAALKKGTKVEDLGALGITDKYEAKLGKGFIKGKDFVMIVAESLANKQ